The Juglans regia cultivar Chandler chromosome 6, Walnut 2.0, whole genome shotgun sequence genome contains the following window.
ACTGATAGTAATAAGACACCAACAAAGTTGTCTAATGGGTTGGTAACCTCTACTTTCGTCATCATTTCAGGAACAAACTCTGGAACCCGAACTGCTTTATTAATAGTCTCCACATAATATAGCACATGAAAGCAGGGTCCAACAACTGTTGCTTAAATACAACACTAATGTGTATATCAACCAGAGTAACATTACCTCTTCCTTGTTCTCTTCATGCTGCAATTTGGTTCTGTGTTTTACAATGCGCATCTCCTCCTGTGTCTTGCGCAGCCTCTCACTCGTAATACCAAGACATTCTTCAATAGCTTTTGAATAACTCTTTTCCTTCACAACCTTGTTCTTCAAATAGATAAGCTGCTGGTTGTCCTCACTCATCTGCCTAATTTGGTTCACAACCATCTCCTGGTATGATCTAATCTCATACTTCAGCTTAGATTTTCCTAATCAATCATAAAGCATGTCAGAGGCAACTGCACATTTAAAAAGacagaaatttaaaaagaacaTTATGCATTTAagttagttattatattttgatgatGAGAATCCCAAAGACAGCAAACACAACAAGTCTTTTACCAGGTTAAACCCCAACCCACGTAATGCATTCCCATCACACGGATCAGGTAAATAATAGGCTTTTAACCAATGGAACGTGGCCCTTAGAAATTTTTTGCACCaaaggattcaaaccttagacaTGGAGGGAGTATACCACCAAGGCCAAGGCCCTTATCATTGGAGCCAACCCCTAGGTGTTATACACTTAAGTCACCACGAGACCTCAAGGGATTCAACCAACAGGAAAGAGATGAAAAAGATGGGAAGAACCTTGGGAATGATAGTTAAATGTATCCAAATCCTCTTTCACTGCCATGTAGCCATAAAGCTGGCGCTTCCCACCTTGATAAAATAAGACACGAGTACGACGGTGCTCCCAAGCATCTCTATCAGTTCCTTGCTCAGCAAAATGCTTATGCAGGCGTTCAGCTTCCAAATAACCCCTTGCAGATGCCTCAAAGATCAAAACACTCATACCACGATGGCCTTGTGGACCGTACGAGTGTCGAGCCTTAATAGCAGCATATGAGCTGAAGTAATCAAGAAGCTCTTGATTCCCCATTCCTACCCACTGAAATCCATTTCACACAAAGTAGAGTAAAACGAGAGTAAATATCaaatcaatctttttctttataaggttaaaaaaaaaggcaatctTTAATATAAAGGATAAAAGACTACATTTGTGATTACAATTTATTTGGGTAATAATTTGCAAAAACagatacaaaatatgataataccttttcattttcatcCTGTTCAAGCCTTGTGTTCATGATGACAACCATCGGAGGCCAAATTATTTCATGGTCTTTTTCATCAACTTTCAGACCTTTCCACTTACCAAATGCCTCTCCAGCCGGAATAACCGATGTTCCCCTCACGCGCAATTCTTCCTCCAAGAGTTCAGCCAGCTCCCTGTGGATCTTCATCCTGTTTGCCCCTTTGGTTTTGGCATGTGTCATCAAAGGCTGCAGCCCTCGATACCAATCAATGGCACCAGGACCACCTTGGCATGCAGGACAATGCCACTGCCTTGCCGGATCATTTATGTCGTCTACAGACAAGCTATCCAAAATTTCAAAGAACTTCTTGAACCATCTGCTCTTCTTTCGAGTGTTATGGCTCTTTTGACTAGCATCAGAGTCATCATCATCACTCATATCCTCATCAGTATCTTCCATGACATCAGAGTCATCATCTTCAGCCTCATCAACATTGTCATCCTTATCAGCCTCGACATCATTGTCATGACGGGAGTTCAAAATGGTTTCATCCTTCAACTGGCCATCTTCTAAACCCTTGGATTGAGTGGAAACAGATATAGCAGGCCAGTTCCATCCATGCTCCAATGGAGGGCCAATTGCAGGTTGTGGAGGTACATGGTTACCCTCAAAGCCCCTAGTGGATGCTTGGTGCCTTGGCTGTCCCCTACCTGCAGGTCGCTTAGAATCAGCAGTTTGTGTTGACCAGGAATTCACAGAAGCCCTTCCTGGGGCACCGTTACCTCGCATCCATTGTTTTTGACCCATATTTGGATTTCCCCAAGCTCTAGAATTATTACTACTCTGAGAACCCATTTGTTTTGCAGCACTGCTTCCAGCTCTGTTCTTGGGCTTCCTTGCAACCTCCCATTGACCATCATCTTGTTCTGAGTTCAGGTTGATGTCTGccattttattattcaagtgGTCAACCTTAGGGCTATTGACTTCTGATACATTTTTCCACTTGGATGATTGATCACCTCCTCTAACCGAACTCATCTTTTCCTGTAATGGAAAGTTCACAAGTAATACACCTAAGAAATGATGCACATAGGAATCAGGTCATAGAAACCGACTTTATCACCAATAACAATCTCTCAAATATTAAATCATACACCCTTATGAAAAACTGTATCCTTCTTCTTGTGTGAAGTGAGACGTGAAAGATATTAGGAGAAAATATGCCGATGAGACTTGAGAGAGCAAAAGAAGTCATCTTTTCACAATTTAAGCTGAAAAGTATCTACTATATCACAGCATGTAGAATGCAAAAGATTTGACACAAGACAGTAATAATCATTGTATGTATCCTCTTTTCATGGCATTAGAAAAACCTGAATGACATTAAAGGAGAGaatgaaaatcaaaacaaaatatcattatGAAGACCTCCAAGACCTACATTGCCATATTAAATACATTATAACAGGAGATATTTAAGACTCCTATTGTAAGATCAAGAGGATGGTATCCAGCAGTACAAATTTGATCTTTTCCAGCCATTTACGcacataacaaaatattacaatttaggGGCATATACTATTTTTAAACTTCAATTATTTGAATATCACAGAAAACTTACTACAAGAAGTGAACATCCTCTgagtaatagatgaataataaaACCATTTCACAGAATATTATTTTCCACCAATGCTTCTGTtagaaaaatttctttaaaaaaacttcaaatgtgcagataaaactaaaaatggcgtcccttattttttttttattctttaatagcAAAGTTGTTGAATGTTCAGATTCATATTACCACAAGCATTCGTCCTTTTCATTTACTTTTGCTTTCTCGGAAACTAAACAGAATATATGAGTTGTTAGGTCAAGAATAAACCAAATAGCACCGAGTTgatttttacatatttacaGATAAAAAATGCAGCATCAGTATAACGTTTACTTTTTGCATcagtttctcagcaaccaaatgGAGCACAAGGGACATTAAAcccaaaaaattcaaactttctataaaaaaataatctagaatACTGCAATTAATACACGAATGCCGACAGACACCAACACCACGTCCATCGCACATGCCAGGCCATAGATCAAACGGAGCAGAACACAAGTTCAAAAACCTCTAGACTGAACGAGAGCTACAGTTTTAGAGAGGGCGTAGGCTAAAagcatcttatgaaaaaaagaCCCTAGCTTGCAGAAACTGTTCGGATCCGACATTCCATTTGAGACAAAGATCAACAGGCAGAAATAAGCACACATGCATAGACACCTACATATAGCGCGTATATTTATACACAGAAATGGAAAAATAGGGAGAAAAGTTAAATAGGTTCGAGTTCAACGAGATGTAATGCATGAAGAGCAAACGCACAAGCCATACAtattgaaacataaatgtagcTAGCGTACGGAAAGAGGGTTtggtgtgagagagagaaaagagtacCGCAGGCGGTATCAGTGAATTGGAAGCGATCGTTTCCGAAGGAGGTAGAAGGGCGAGGTTAGCTGAGAAACCTGCCGGCGATTTGGTCGGGAGCGCGGTAGGATCGGGCgtgagagaaagggagagtgaGCGAGAGAGACTGAAATAATGGGGGAATACTTGTTGAGAAAGTTTTGTCCAATATACAGTCCCGGTCCAGTAAAGGTCACGTCGGTCGTCTCggacccaaaaatattttaaaaataaattaaatattaatttttaaaaaaaaatagaaaataaaaaagaaaggttATAAGCATTAAAGTGTGATTTGAACGGCATATTTCTATGAAAAaaggaatattttttaattgtgtttaTATGCGGATTGGATCTCTTTAATTTGGACAATGCTACAGCCAGCTGGGATTGGACCTCTTTTTCAACGAGAcgtttagatttaaagatgatttgagatgaattgagataaattataaataataatgagataagttatgaataatcgtaagatttatgagttaaaattactaaatagtaataaataatagtgagatgagttgagatgagctgcgaatccaaacgtttcctaaatctattttttaaaattatttattatataattttttaatacttttatatattttaaaaaaataaaataaattaaatattattaaaaaatatttctttaattataaagtaaaaaaaaaatattagaaaatactttcttaatcatgaagtaaactaacaaattatttttttattttacttcatgattaagaaagtattttttaataatattatgaattttttttaaatacttaaaattattaataaaatctatataaaaaaaagaactaaacaaaaacacataaaaaagcACACAGTAATGCAAGCGGTAGCTCCGCGGGACGCTTAgcatttttcctttaattttgtgtgctttttttttaaaaaaaaaatagtaccattcttgggtttttttttttttttttttacatttaaaatatgaatattagttaataataatgaaattatttaagttaaaatgttttatttgattttgaataattagagagtaaaaattaaataaaaatattataaagttaaaaaattatttggatataattttttatattatttttgttttagaatttaaaaaaagttgtattgttttttttttcttcttgcaaaatctagaaaagttatattgagttttgtgtttgaataatgattatgtaataattagatataaaaaattgaaaaattgaaattaaaaaatattttgtgtttaaataatgttaaaaaataaaatatttgagaataactTGAGTGTCCAAACTAGCCCTTATTCTCTACCCCCCATACTTATGTTTTGCTATGTGGTTAGTAACactactatatatactaatgaaaaaatctacacgACTTTCatacaccacactttttttaatttttattattttatcaaatatttaatatatgaataattaatagaagaattgaattagtttaaaagaataaactaaaaaaaaaaatttaaaaatttaaaaaaatgtggtgtgtagaAGTTGGGGAtattgtgtagcaaaactctatactaatattatatctattGGCAGTTTAGGAAGGATATAGTTGATCTTTACTAGTCTTAGACacgaaaaaaatatgtatattggCCCTTTAATTTCTATTAGGAACTACAAATTGAGCCTTAGGCAACATGATTGCTTTAATTATCGATGAAACTTTTTACTAGAAGAAGTAGGAAAGATTCAACCCCATATTATATGGATATGTAAAAGAAGTGGATTGTGTAGCaaattattataagttaatgACCTATGATCATACTCTTcgtttcatttaattaaaatagagcGAAAATtcttttctattattaaaatatggtgagtttaattttatggcACTATGGTATTACATGTTCTAGTCAGATATATAGTACTCCAACAACATTATTGTTAACAATGGATAAACATGTCTCCGTcgagttaagaaaaaaaaaaaaagaggaaaatgttAATCGTGTCTCACTTTTTTAAAGAGAACTACTACagacataaaaatattatataaaaataagtatacaaATTGACATTATTTCATCGGatctattagatctactttataataaaataattttataatctacattaagtcacatcaatttataatttcattttgtataatctttttgtgattaaaatattttccttttttaaaagcATTTTGCAGCATTTCTAAGCGGCCACTTCGTTTCCCCTCATACTTGCCAAGAATATAAAGTTAGGATGCGTGGAAAAGTGCAAATATAAACCCTATTTATATATCGTACGAGGATTCCTATTAGTCAAAAGTGCATATCACCTACAAATAAAGATATTGGATAGAACTATAGAACAATCTTCAGGATCAAGTAGCAAGAAAGATATATGACACAgagtttggaaattaaaaatcCCTAATGTAGCAAGAGTCTTTCTATGGAGTGCTTGCTTAGaggtaggggtgggctccgactccgacggagtcggagttgtcatttccgacctccgactccgaccggATTCAGAGCCAAAACtttcctccgactccgactccgaacgtagtcggagtccgattccgatcggaggtcggagctccgactccgaactcaatttcagaatttttttttattattattatttaaattttgttgttcaatttcgtttcagatagtgggcaacatatatatatttttttaaaagttaaccatctacaaatatttagtttattcaagagttttcaataatttaaatattcgttctgattttgttactgaattttgattatatctttaatttgttttatgtccgcctgaaatttagcattaaaagtgctcatgactcatgagttgaaaattacacaaatttaaaattttatagaaaagaatgatggta
Protein-coding sequences here:
- the LOC108982293 gene encoding protein SUPPRESSOR OF GENE SILENCING 3; amino-acid sequence: MSSVRGGDQSSKWKNVSEVNSPKVDHLNNKMADINLNSEQDDGQWEVARKPKNRAGSSAAKQMGSQSSNNSRAWGNPNMGQKQWMRGNGAPGRASVNSWSTQTADSKRPAGRGQPRHQASTRGFEGNHVPPQPAIGPPLEHGWNWPAISVSTQSKGLEDGQLKDETILNSRHDNDVEADKDDNVDEAEDDDSDVMEDTDEDMSDDDDSDASQKSHNTRKKSRWFKKFFEILDSLSVDDINDPARQWHCPACQGGPGAIDWYRGLQPLMTHAKTKGANRMKIHRELAELLEEELRVRGTSVIPAGEAFGKWKGLKVDEKDHEIIWPPMVVIMNTRLEQDENEKWVGMGNQELLDYFSSYAAIKARHSYGPQGHRGMSVLIFEASARGYLEAERLHKHFAEQGTDRDAWEHRRTRVLFYQGGKRQLYGYMAVKEDLDTFNYHSQGKSKLKYEIRSYQEMVVNQIRQMSEDNQQLIYLKNKVVKEKSYSKAIEECLGITSERLRKTQEEMRIVKHRTKLQHEENKEEMYLQEQFFKDQIKTIHESREAKEEDFEKLQQEERDKVKQLNENPSNADEYKLRVEEIEKYIKLQDREMEDFAEERDKLIKVHEEKMAAMKRRHWEEEVELEKEFNAELTQLMDKYTPPQRPDDSTTNSF